The following are encoded together in the Fundidesulfovibrio putealis DSM 16056 genome:
- a CDS encoding CBS domain-containing protein, producing MKVKDAMSTRIMFVKSDATAAQAMKLMAENNMRRLMVDIDASAGSYGAVTVRDMISKVIAPGLDAAKVRVDAIMNSALFSVAPSDDLQAAAKMMDEKNVAGMPVFDGKKLVGVITMWDILIALGVHGKAS from the coding sequence ATGAAGGTCAAGGATGCGATGTCGACCAGGATCATGTTCGTGAAGAGTGACGCTACCGCCGCTCAGGCCATGAAGCTCATGGCGGAGAACAACATGCGTCGGCTCATGGTGGATATAGACGCTTCAGCCGGTTCCTACGGCGCAGTGACCGTGCGCGACATGATCTCCAAGGTCATCGCCCCTGGTCTGGACGCGGCAAAGGTGCGCGTGGACGCGATCATGAACTCGGCACTGTTTTCGGTCGCCCCGTCCGACGATCTCCAGGCCGCCGCGAAGATGATGGATGAAAAGAACGTCGCCGGCATGCCCGTCTTTGATGGCAAGAAGCTCGTGGGCGTCATCACCATGTGGGACATCCTGATCGCCCTTGGAGTGCACGGCAAGGCGTCGTAG
- a CDS encoding PqiC family protein has product MFTRANALAVMLAALALTAPLLGGCGKSAPTRFYTLAPDPAVQDAQADKAAPGQPCRSLGIGPVDFPPYLDRNQIVTKSGSHQMIVADFDQWIEPLHDNFKRTLIADLAGVTCDKPLVLFPWPAGVRPDYQVAIQVRRFDGTLGGEAVLQADWSVIDASGQAVAWQTSMFKEAPGGADYAHLASAQSRLVARLAQDIAAKVRTLKP; this is encoded by the coding sequence ATGTTCACACGCGCCAACGCACTCGCCGTGATGCTCGCCGCACTGGCCCTGACCGCGCCCCTTCTGGGCGGCTGCGGCAAGAGCGCCCCCACCCGCTTCTACACCCTGGCCCCGGACCCCGCAGTGCAGGACGCCCAGGCGGACAAAGCCGCCCCAGGCCAGCCCTGCCGCTCCCTGGGCATCGGCCCGGTGGACTTCCCCCCCTACCTGGACCGCAACCAGATCGTGACCAAGAGCGGCAGCCACCAGATGATCGTGGCAGACTTCGACCAGTGGATCGAACCCCTGCACGACAACTTCAAGCGCACCCTCATCGCCGATCTGGCCGGAGTGACCTGCGACAAGCCCCTGGTGCTGTTCCCCTGGCCCGCCGGGGTGCGGCCCGACTATCAGGTGGCCATCCAGGTGCGCCGCTTCGACGGGACCCTCGGCGGCGAGGCCGTGCTCCAGGCCGACTGGTCGGTGATCGACGCCTCCGGCCAGGCCGTGGCCTGGCAGACCTCCATGTTCAAGGAGGCCCCCGGCGGAGCGGACTACGCCCACCTGGCCTCGGCCCAGAGCCGCCTGGTGGCGCGCCTGGCCCAGGACATCGCCGCCAAGGTCAGGACATTGAAGCCCTGA
- a CDS encoding MlaE family ABC transporter permease has protein sequence MAKGTGNSAAEKAACQVALEGGDLLVTFAGPWRVGSELPDAEAARRSMLAYPAAKALRFESAQVTAWDSLFLSTCRAVLAVAAEMKLTVDFSGLPSGAASLLDLAAKVPERKGAARTVASAPFLERIGGWTLTARDNFLSLLEFIGEVAMACVSLAKGRAVYQRSTLWSLIKQTGIDAVPIVSLISLLVGLILAFVGAIQLRQFGAQIYVSTIVGIAMVRVMGAIMTGIIMAGRTGAAFAAELGTMQVNEEIDALRTFGFSPAEFLVLPRVLALVLMMPLLCLYADLMGILGGFIVGVAMLDINPLQYLHSTWSSVPLANLWIGLVHSTVFGVLIALAGCYRGMRCGRSALAVGQATTSAVVTSILSIIIATAIITVVCEIIGV, from the coding sequence ATGGCAAAAGGAACCGGGAATAGCGCCGCCGAAAAGGCTGCATGTCAGGTGGCGCTCGAAGGGGGCGACCTCCTGGTCACGTTCGCGGGGCCGTGGCGCGTTGGCAGCGAACTGCCCGACGCCGAGGCAGCGCGCCGCTCCATGCTGGCCTACCCTGCGGCCAAGGCGCTCCGGTTCGAGTCCGCCCAGGTGACCGCCTGGGACAGCCTGTTCCTCAGCACCTGCCGGGCCGTGCTGGCCGTGGCCGCAGAGATGAAGCTCACCGTGGACTTCTCCGGCCTGCCTTCCGGAGCCGCGAGCCTTCTGGACCTGGCCGCCAAGGTGCCGGAGCGCAAGGGCGCTGCCCGCACCGTCGCCTCCGCCCCGTTTTTGGAGCGCATCGGCGGCTGGACCCTGACCGCGCGCGACAACTTCCTGTCGCTTCTGGAATTCATTGGCGAGGTGGCCATGGCCTGCGTGAGCCTCGCCAAAGGGCGCGCCGTATACCAGCGCTCCACGCTGTGGTCGCTCATCAAGCAGACCGGCATCGACGCCGTGCCCATCGTCTCGCTCATAAGCCTTCTGGTCGGCCTGATCCTGGCCTTCGTGGGGGCCATCCAGCTGCGCCAGTTCGGAGCGCAGATCTACGTGTCCACCATCGTGGGCATCGCCATGGTGCGCGTGATGGGGGCCATCATGACCGGCATCATCATGGCCGGGCGCACCGGCGCGGCCTTCGCCGCAGAGCTTGGCACCATGCAGGTCAACGAGGAGATAGACGCGTTGCGCACCTTCGGCTTCTCCCCGGCGGAGTTCCTGGTGCTGCCGCGCGTTCTGGCCCTGGTGCTCATGATGCCGCTCCTGTGCCTCTACGCGGACCTCATGGGCATCCTGGGGGGCTTCATCGTTGGCGTGGCCATGCTGGACATAAACCCGCTCCAGTACCTGCACAGCACCTGGAGTTCGGTGCCCCTGGCCAATCTGTGGATAGGGCTTGTGCACAGCACGGTCTTCGGCGTGCTGATCGCCCTGGCCGGGTGCTACCGGGGCATGCGCTGCGGCCGCAGCGCCCTGGCCGTGGGACAGGCCACCACCTCGGCGGTGGTCACCAGCATCCTGAGCATCATCATCGCCACGGCCATCATCACCGTGGTCTGCGAAATAATAGGCGTCTAA
- a CDS encoding MlaD family protein codes for MSTKVNKGMIGAFVLGALALAVAGVIALGSGMFFTKKFKFIMFFDNSVSGLTIGAPVVFRGVPIGLVTEIGVIADPHNLHFYIPVTIELQSGLLNMSSGKGSQTKETLMDARKEGMEEVLKDLVEKGLRAQLVTQSFVTGQLAVSLDLMPNTQARLVGASKLPEIPTVPSMFDELSQTLKHLPLEELVNRLIGAVTGIEKFINSPQMAQVPANLDAALIEFRTLTQDIRTRVDPLSKSVDGTLKSYKDLADNLDQRSSGLTGSVNNTLKVLDAALKDGRQTLTKMDKVVSPDSPTVTDLNKALSEIAAAARSIRTLADYLERHPEALIQGKGTNRR; via the coding sequence GTGAGCACCAAAGTAAACAAGGGCATGATCGGCGCGTTCGTCCTGGGAGCGCTGGCCCTGGCCGTGGCCGGAGTGATCGCCCTGGGATCGGGCATGTTCTTCACCAAGAAGTTCAAGTTCATCATGTTCTTCGACAACTCGGTCAGCGGCCTGACCATCGGCGCGCCCGTGGTGTTTCGCGGCGTGCCCATCGGGCTGGTCACCGAGATCGGGGTCATCGCCGACCCGCACAACCTGCACTTCTACATCCCGGTAACCATCGAACTTCAGAGCGGCCTGCTGAACATGAGCTCCGGCAAAGGTTCGCAAACGAAGGAAACCCTGATGGATGCCCGCAAGGAAGGCATGGAGGAAGTCCTCAAGGATCTGGTGGAGAAAGGCCTGCGCGCCCAACTGGTCACCCAGAGCTTCGTCACCGGCCAGCTTGCCGTGTCCCTGGACCTCATGCCCAACACGCAGGCCCGGCTGGTGGGCGCGAGCAAGCTGCCGGAAATCCCCACGGTGCCCTCCATGTTCGACGAGCTGTCCCAGACCCTCAAGCACCTGCCCCTGGAGGAACTGGTGAACCGGCTCATCGGGGCCGTGACCGGCATCGAAAAGTTCATCAACTCGCCCCAGATGGCCCAGGTGCCAGCCAACCTGGACGCGGCCCTCATCGAATTCCGGACGCTGACCCAGGACATCCGCACCAGGGTCGACCCTTTGTCCAAGAGCGTGGACGGAACCCTCAAGAGCTACAAGGACCTGGCCGACAACCTGGACCAGCGCTCCTCCGGCCTCACAGGCTCCGTGAACAACACCCTCAAGGTGCTGGACGCGGCCCTCAAGGACGGACGCCAGACCCTTACCAAGATGGACAAGGTGGTCAGCCCGGATTCGCCCACCGTCACGGACCTGAACAAGGCCCTTTCCGAGATCGCGGCCGCCGCCCGCTCCATCCGTACCCTGGCCGACTATCTTGAGCGCCACCCGGAAGCCCTGATCCAGGGCAAGGGAACCAACAGGAGATAA
- a CDS encoding DUF1571 domain-containing protein: MLAVVSARPALAAGDTGELLSIVEQVEAGYAKVQDYTATFLKQERVEGKLRDQERISIKFMKPFKVYMKWLEVSVKEALYVQGAYSDKVQARCDGLLGLWTWSFSPRDPRLMEGNRHPITDIGFGFIIDVMRRNIPKAVERGEVNDVRITEEPFDGRPTMRVEAKFTPKDGQEYYTSHMIAHIDKEHMLPVGITCYDEKGQLQEQYGYKDLKVNVGLTENDFSKTNKAYKF, encoded by the coding sequence ATGTTGGCCGTGGTTTCCGCGCGTCCGGCCCTGGCTGCCGGGGATACCGGCGAGTTGTTGTCCATCGTGGAGCAGGTGGAGGCGGGATACGCCAAGGTACAGGACTACACCGCCACGTTCCTGAAGCAGGAGCGGGTGGAGGGAAAGCTGCGCGATCAGGAGCGCATCTCCATCAAGTTCATGAAGCCGTTCAAGGTGTACATGAAGTGGCTGGAGGTCTCCGTGAAGGAGGCGCTCTACGTGCAGGGGGCCTACAGCGACAAGGTGCAGGCGCGCTGCGACGGCCTGCTCGGCCTGTGGACCTGGTCCTTCAGCCCCCGCGACCCCAGGCTGATGGAGGGCAACCGCCACCCCATCACGGATATCGGCTTCGGATTCATCATAGACGTCATGCGCCGCAACATCCCCAAGGCCGTGGAGCGCGGCGAAGTGAACGACGTGCGCATCACCGAGGAGCCCTTCGACGGCAGGCCCACCATGCGCGTGGAGGCCAAGTTCACGCCCAAGGACGGCCAGGAGTACTACACCTCCCACATGATCGCCCACATCGACAAGGAGCACATGCTCCCCGTGGGCATCACCTGCTACGACGAGAAGGGCCAGTTGCAGGAGCAGTACGGCTACAAGGACCTGAAGGTGAACGTGGGGTTGACCGAAAACGACTTCTCCAAGACCAACAAGGCCTACAAGTTCTAG
- a CDS encoding tetratricopeptide repeat protein produces MPDYPAVLGVFSHRKNITVGSGTTKTTHQKLTYWFVRQVGDDTFDIQPLNIYHVPSGMREFIKGEAFLAHYTPEPNYYNVNTVPALHSLYEKISKGEEHLSEGDLDAAELEFLKALMIDDMNIEANYGLGTVYTEKNDFDKLARILKVLMGLGDAFSNEHKERLNAFGVRLRRNGHLDQATAFLEKAHEANPSDDHILFNLARVYFDKKEFGKCRTALLQALEVNPSFPEAKKFLIYCEKMAPAA; encoded by the coding sequence ATGCCCGACTATCCCGCCGTTCTTGGTGTTTTTTCACACCGCAAAAACATCACCGTCGGTTCCGGGACCACCAAGACAACCCACCAGAAACTCACGTACTGGTTCGTGCGCCAGGTCGGGGACGACACGTTCGACATCCAGCCTCTCAACATCTACCATGTTCCGTCCGGCATGCGCGAATTCATCAAGGGCGAGGCGTTTCTCGCCCACTATACGCCGGAACCGAACTACTACAACGTGAACACCGTCCCCGCGCTCCACTCGCTGTATGAAAAGATCTCCAAGGGCGAGGAGCACCTCTCCGAAGGAGACCTGGACGCCGCAGAGCTGGAATTTCTCAAGGCGCTCATGATCGACGACATGAACATCGAGGCCAACTACGGACTCGGGACCGTGTACACCGAGAAGAACGACTTCGACAAACTGGCCAGGATATTGAAAGTGCTGATGGGCCTGGGCGATGCCTTCAGCAATGAACACAAGGAGAGGCTCAACGCGTTCGGCGTCCGCCTGCGACGCAACGGCCACCTGGACCAGGCCACCGCCTTCCTGGAGAAAGCCCATGAGGCCAACCCCAGCGACGACCACATCCTGTTCAATCTGGCGCGGGTGTACTTCGACAAGAAGGAATTCGGGAAATGCAGGACCGCGCTGCTCCAGGCGCTGGAAGTGAACCCGTCCTTCCCCGAAGCCAAAAAGTTCCTCATATATTGCGAGAAGATGGCCCCAGCAGCCTGA
- a CDS encoding ABC transporter ATP-binding protein codes for MTLEPEAKEPAPRLTVEHLDIAYGDFVIMRDLNFTIRRGDIFIIMGGSGCGKSTLLRVLVGLKSPSGGEVLYEEGSLWRADEDTRAAILRRAGVLFQSGALFSSMTLAENIALPLQQYTKLKARDIREVVSLKLALVGLAGFEDFYPSEISGGMCKRAGLARAMALDPDILFFDEPSAGLDPVSANLLDELILELRDSLKATFVVVTHELASIFAIGNNSVYLDVETRTMTAHGDPKKLLEESTDPVLRHFLTRGKE; via the coding sequence ATGACCCTCGAACCGGAAGCCAAAGAACCCGCGCCGCGCCTGACCGTCGAGCACCTGGACATCGCCTACGGCGATTTCGTCATCATGCGCGACCTCAACTTCACCATCAGGCGCGGGGACATCTTCATCATCATGGGCGGCAGCGGCTGCGGCAAAAGTACGCTGCTGCGCGTGCTGGTGGGCCTGAAATCTCCCTCCGGCGGCGAGGTGCTCTACGAAGAGGGCAGCCTGTGGCGCGCCGACGAGGACACCCGCGCCGCGATCCTGCGCCGGGCCGGAGTGCTCTTCCAGAGCGGAGCCCTTTTCAGCTCCATGACCCTGGCCGAGAACATCGCCCTGCCCCTGCAGCAGTACACGAAGCTCAAGGCGCGCGACATCCGGGAGGTCGTGTCTTTGAAGCTCGCGCTGGTGGGGCTGGCCGGATTCGAGGACTTCTACCCCTCGGAGATAAGCGGCGGCATGTGCAAGCGCGCCGGGCTGGCCCGGGCCATGGCCCTGGACCCGGACATCCTGTTTTTCGACGAGCCCTCCGCCGGGCTGGACCCGGTGAGCGCGAACCTCCTGGACGAGCTGATCCTTGAGCTGCGCGACAGCCTGAAGGCCACCTTCGTGGTGGTGACCCACGAGCTGGCCAGCATCTTCGCCATCGGCAACAACTCGGTCTATCTGGACGTCGAGACCCGCACCATGACCGCCCACGGCGACCCGAAGAAGCTGTTGGAAGAATCCACCGACCCGGTCCTGCGGCATTTCCTCACCCGGGGCAAAGAGTAA
- a CDS encoding response regulator, which yields MRSVLVIDDEKPTLSMFSLLLEAMGYGALTADSGALGLEIFERERPRIVFTDIKMPDMDGLVVLARIKAMDPSAEVIVVTGHGDVELALNSLNLDAADFIDKPIRAEALSQALARAEERLCQSGECREQVMVRNTEQATVVGVRGRLSASSEGAVTSATAQAVGGARPVLVSLDASVELTGAGIALLTQLLLECAGKGLRVAISAPRQSQRNVLEAAGVAQAAPIHEAEAKALSSLGSPAS from the coding sequence ATGCGGTCCGTGCTGGTGATCGATGACGAGAAGCCGACCCTCTCCATGTTCAGCCTGCTGCTGGAGGCAATGGGCTACGGCGCGCTCACTGCGGACAGCGGCGCGCTCGGGCTTGAAATCTTCGAGCGCGAACGCCCCCGCATCGTCTTCACCGACATCAAGATGCCGGACATGGACGGCCTGGTGGTGCTGGCCCGCATCAAGGCCATGGACCCTTCCGCCGAGGTCATCGTGGTCACCGGGCATGGAGACGTGGAGCTGGCGCTCAATTCCCTCAACCTGGACGCCGCCGACTTCATCGACAAGCCAATCCGCGCCGAAGCGCTCTCGCAGGCCCTGGCGCGCGCCGAGGAGCGCCTGTGCCAGTCCGGGGAGTGCCGGGAGCAGGTGATGGTGCGAAACACCGAGCAGGCCACCGTGGTCGGCGTACGCGGGCGTCTGTCGGCCTCCTCGGAGGGGGCCGTGACCTCCGCGACGGCCCAGGCCGTGGGCGGCGCCAGGCCGGTGCTGGTGTCGCTGGACGCCTCGGTCGAGCTGACCGGAGCGGGCATCGCCCTGTTGACGCAGCTTTTGCTGGAGTGCGCGGGCAAGGGGCTTCGCGTGGCGATCAGCGCTCCCCGGCAGAGCCAGAGAAACGTCCTGGAAGCGGCGGGCGTCGCACAAGCCGCACCCATCCACGAGGCCGAGGCCAAGGCGCTTTCGTCGCTGGGCTCGCCCGCATCCTGA
- a CDS encoding HD-GYP domain-containing protein, producing MIVKIYTKDLKPGMHIANPGLSSESNPHIFLKETDITSEEQIIALQQGKFVEVFVDTEKGEYFQENRQEKIRLETPFTVVSTDNPYEVNTRSNFDDIGSIVNEADQYYGELLEYVRTFTQRLSETRNINLEDSQEFTRSIISRAGSLGSALLFLSKLQKYDEYSYTHNLNVAMFSILFGQFIGLGQDNLMVLGLSGLFHDIGKILIPERILKKPHKLSAAEYAEVKRHPTHSRDILLRQKNIPQDVIRAAYEHHEHFAGGGYPQGLQYNQIGRASSLISIVDTFDALTTDRCYSKAMHAHNALSTIFNLRGSSFSPALVDRFVKFIGVYPVGSIVVLNSGKRAVVIEQNQDNLLLPKIRVVLDKNNRYCKPKDIDLMTASTGALPQSIVGCMSYQECRINIAEFVPQLRNPRQLAVNA from the coding sequence ATGATAGTCAAGATATACACCAAGGACTTGAAGCCCGGAATGCACATAGCCAACCCCGGACTTTCAAGCGAGAGCAACCCGCACATTTTTCTCAAAGAAACCGACATCACCAGCGAGGAGCAGATCATTGCTCTTCAGCAGGGAAAATTCGTGGAAGTGTTTGTCGACACGGAAAAGGGCGAGTATTTTCAGGAAAACAGGCAGGAAAAGATACGCCTGGAGACTCCGTTCACCGTCGTGTCCACGGACAACCCGTACGAAGTGAACACCAGGTCGAACTTCGACGACATCGGCAGCATCGTAAACGAAGCGGACCAATACTATGGCGAACTTCTTGAATATGTAAGAACATTCACTCAGCGCCTTTCCGAGACACGCAACATCAACCTTGAAGACAGCCAGGAATTCACCCGCTCGATCATAAGCCGTGCAGGAAGTCTGGGCAGCGCGCTCCTGTTTCTGTCGAAGCTCCAGAAGTATGACGAGTATTCCTACACGCACAACCTCAACGTGGCCATGTTCTCCATCCTGTTCGGGCAATTCATCGGACTCGGACAGGACAACCTCATGGTGCTCGGCCTGTCCGGCCTGTTCCACGACATAGGCAAGATACTCATTCCGGAACGGATTCTGAAGAAACCCCACAAGCTGTCGGCGGCCGAGTATGCTGAAGTGAAGCGGCATCCGACTCACAGCCGGGACATTCTCCTCAGGCAGAAGAACATCCCCCAGGACGTGATCCGCGCGGCCTATGAGCACCACGAACACTTCGCGGGCGGCGGCTACCCCCAGGGGTTGCAGTACAACCAGATCGGCAGGGCGTCCTCGCTGATAAGCATCGTGGACACCTTCGACGCGCTGACCACCGACCGCTGCTACAGCAAGGCCATGCACGCCCACAATGCGCTGAGCACCATCTTCAACCTGCGCGGCAGTTCCTTCTCGCCCGCCCTGGTGGACCGTTTCGTGAAATTCATCGGAGTCTACCCGGTGGGATCCATCGTGGTGCTCAACAGTGGGAAAAGGGCCGTGGTCATAGAACAGAACCAGGACAACCTGCTGCTGCCCAAGATCCGCGTGGTGCTGGACAAGAACAACCGCTACTGCAAGCCCAAGGACATCGACCTGATGACCGCAAGCACCGGCGCATTACCGCAGAGCATTGTCGGATGCATGAGCTATCAGGAATGCAGGATCAACATCGCGGAATTCGTGCCGCAGCTCAGGAATCCACGGCAGCTGGCAGTCAACGCCTGA
- a CDS encoding peroxiredoxin family protein, which yields MTRSFPRFPVLVLLCLLVVSALPGQGLCAEPPKAGGTVPPGLTLRGPLSPEDRSYLGIGAGESFKLSEVKGGFVLLEVVGVYCPQCHVQAPLFDKLFTRLSQDPDLGGKVKMLGMAAGATKEEMEYLRESGVYKFPVASDPDYAAHKLLGEPKTPFTMLLDAKGKVLYAHLGIVEDVNALYEQIVALTR from the coding sequence ATGACACGCTCGTTTCCCCGTTTTCCGGTCCTGGTCCTTCTTTGCCTGCTGGTTGTGTCCGCCCTGCCCGGCCAGGGTCTGTGTGCGGAACCACCCAAGGCGGGCGGCACGGTGCCTCCCGGACTCACGCTGCGCGGGCCGCTCAGTCCCGAGGACCGGTCCTACCTGGGCATCGGCGCGGGCGAGTCCTTCAAGCTGTCCGAGGTCAAGGGCGGGTTTGTGCTTCTGGAAGTTGTGGGCGTGTATTGCCCGCAGTGCCACGTCCAGGCTCCTCTTTTCGACAAGCTCTTCACCCGCCTGAGCCAGGACCCGGACCTGGGCGGCAAGGTGAAGATGCTGGGCATGGCCGCCGGGGCCACCAAAGAGGAGATGGAATACCTGCGCGAATCGGGGGTCTACAAGTTCCCGGTGGCCAGCGACCCCGATTACGCGGCCCACAAGCTGCTCGGCGAACCCAAAACCCCCTTTACCATGCTTTTGGACGCCAAGGGCAAGGTGCTCTACGCGCATCTGGGCATCGTGGAGGACGTGAACGCGCTCTACGAACAGATAGTGGCCCTGACGCGCTAG
- a CDS encoding MFS transporter — MPSPSRLFTFDFLGLCLVIFLTYCNTTVFYSLDVHLGMLGIDQHWRGFLIGSSALATIASFLLYSPFMSTSNAVRNACLGAVTLMLCGAGYLEARSIAALLAVRVATGVGVYLLSASCMTLLVDRIPPARSGQAFGLYSVAILLPYSIVPAVFDGFFGHVAFNHGYFAMSLFLAPALGLLLSIGARRRNGHAAPPFPPPGYGAMMRDMATASVGLLLLLTTLYIAVFASVFFLAKGLFQERSFPHVGTFFAIQMACMIGVRVLASRVFDRVRKTRLIALSFGLTAASCAMAALAREQWQALVSAVVMGVGMGLGTPAMNSLMFHISQPRSKGMNTNLMTMAQQTGYFLGPVLGSLAVHRLGYTGFLALDVALCCAALGICAAYARRGLDRDADAARTRS; from the coding sequence ATGCCCAGCCCCAGCCGTCTTTTCACCTTCGACTTCCTGGGCCTGTGCCTGGTCATCTTCCTGACCTACTGCAACACCACGGTATTCTACAGCCTCGACGTCCACCTGGGGATGCTCGGCATCGACCAGCACTGGAGAGGCTTTCTCATCGGCAGTTCCGCCCTGGCCACCATTGCATCGTTCCTGCTGTACAGCCCGTTCATGTCCACCAGCAACGCCGTGCGCAACGCCTGCCTGGGAGCGGTCACCCTCATGCTCTGCGGCGCAGGCTACCTGGAAGCCCGCAGCATCGCCGCGCTGCTGGCCGTTCGCGTGGCGACCGGCGTGGGCGTGTACCTGCTCAGCGCCTCCTGCATGACCCTGCTGGTGGACCGCATCCCTCCGGCCCGGAGCGGACAGGCCTTCGGCCTCTATTCCGTGGCCATCCTGCTGCCGTATTCCATTGTGCCTGCCGTGTTCGACGGCTTTTTCGGCCATGTGGCGTTCAATCACGGGTATTTCGCCATGTCGCTCTTCCTGGCTCCGGCGCTGGGACTGCTCCTCTCCATCGGGGCGAGGCGCCGCAACGGCCATGCGGCTCCGCCGTTCCCCCCGCCCGGCTACGGCGCGATGATGCGCGACATGGCCACCGCCTCTGTAGGGCTGTTGCTCCTCTTGACCACGCTGTACATCGCTGTGTTCGCATCCGTATTCTTCCTGGCCAAGGGCCTCTTCCAGGAGCGCTCCTTCCCGCACGTGGGGACGTTCTTCGCCATCCAGATGGCCTGCATGATCGGCGTGCGGGTGCTGGCCAGCCGCGTGTTCGACCGCGTCCGCAAGACCAGGCTCATCGCCCTGAGCTTCGGCCTGACCGCCGCCAGCTGCGCCATGGCCGCCCTGGCCCGGGAGCAGTGGCAGGCGCTTGTCTCCGCCGTGGTCATGGGGGTGGGGATGGGGCTTGGCACGCCAGCCATGAACTCGCTCATGTTCCACATCTCGCAACCGCGCTCCAAGGGCATGAACACCAACCTGATGACCATGGCGCAGCAGACGGGCTACTTCCTCGGCCCCGTGCTGGGCTCCCTGGCCGTGCACCGCCTGGGCTACACGGGATTTCTGGCGTTGGACGTGGCGCTGTGCTGCGCAGCGCTCGGCATATGCGCCGCTTACGCCAGACGCGGCCTGGACCGTGACGCCGACGCCGCCAGGACCAGGTCGTGA